CCGATTATTTTTTTTCTAATTATAAGGAAAGATTTTCTTCTTTGCAAATGGTTTCTATAAATAATAAAGGATTGTTGCAAGGGTCATAATTACAGTTACTATAATCCCACTGATTAAAAACGGGGAGTGGTTAAATGTGAGTAGCTCTGAAACTGGAGTCATTTCTTCTACCTCTTGCTTTGATAATTCTTTTCCTTTTGATACAAACATTCTTCTAAATCCATATGTTATCCCATCAAAGAATCCCCCTTTAACAGTGAGTGTTAAGAATGCAATGAAAAGCAAGCCAGCTCCAAAGAAGAAAGAAATATTAATAAATGAAAGCAGCGTTAATTTTTGGTAAATAAAAAACGATAGTAAGATTGACAAAATTAATGACACAATAACAAGCGTAAACGATTTTTTATCGGGCATGTTCTTCACTCTTTTCTACAATTTCATAACGATTATTATAACAGAAGAAAGGGGGAAGGGAAAAAGTCGAGAAATTATTATAGTAGACAAAGTATTAGTAGAAATTTTTATAAAAAATGAAATAGTTGAGTTGAAAAATTTACATATTCTCCAAGAAAAGTTTGTGAGATTATATAACCCTTTACAAGTCAACGCGTTAAAGTGTTGTTACAAAAAGTGTTAAAAAGATTAAGAAAATTCTTATGAAATACATAGGTATATATACCTATTTTTTATTCAATTTTCTTTACTATTATTGCATTTCTGTAAACTTTATTAAAAAAGTAAATGCACAATTGTTTGAATACTTGTATAATAATCTCTGTAAAGCAAACTTGTATTAAAAAAAGGGAGGTCAAATTTGTGAAAAAGTCGAAATTATTTCTACTTTTAGCATTATCGCTAGTACTTAGCATGTTCTTAGCAGCATGTAACGGCGGTGGTGACACAGCTACTGAGACTGAAGGCGATAAAGAAAACGCTGCAGAATCAGTTCCGCAAGAATTAAAGGTTTTAGAAATATCTGAAATTCCTTCTATGGATAGTGTAATGGCAAAAGATGCTGCGAGTTTTACAGCATTAGCTAATACTATGGAAGGTTTATATCGTTTAGACCAAGAACAAAATGCTGTTCCTGGTATGGCTGATGGTGAGCCGGAAGTTAGTGAAGATGGTCTTGTTTACACAGTAAAATTAAAAGAAGCTAAATGGTCAAACGGAGATCCTGTAACTGCAGATGACTTCGTATTTGCATGGCAACGTGCGATTGACCCAGCAACTGCTTCTCCTTATGGTCCTTACATGATGGAAGGGAAAATCAAAGGAGCAAAAGAAATCACTGCTGCGGCAGCTGAGAAAAAAGAATATGATCTTAACACTTTAGGTATTAAAGCAATTGACGAAAAAACTCTTGAAATCACTTTAGAAAAACCAGTTCCATATTTTGAATCTTTAATGGCGTTTGGTTCTTTCTATCCACAAAACAGAAAGTTTGTTGAGGAGCAAGGCGATAAATATGCAACTTCTCATGATACTTTACTTTATAATGGTCCATTTGTTATGACGAACTGGGGCGGTACAACTGCTACTGATTGGACAATGGGCAAAAATGCTGAGTATTGGGACGCTGAAACAGTTTCTTTAGAAACAATCCAATACAACGTGTTAAAAGATCCACAAGCTGCTGCTAACGCTTACGAAACTGGTGAAGCTGATATCACTGGTAAATTAGCATCAGATATCGTACCACAATACGAAGGTGACCCTAACCTTGTTAAATGGTTAGAGCCAACAATCTTCTGGATCAAAATGAACCAACAAAACGAAGCATTAGCAAACGAAAACATTCGTCGTGCGATTGCAACTGCATTTAACAAAGAAGATTTAACAACAAGCATTTTAAATAACGGTTCTGTACCTGCAAACTATGCAGTTCCAGCTGGTTTCGTTAATCACCCTGACACTGGTGAAGATTTCCGTGAAGCAAATGGCGATCTTTTAACTTACAATGTTGAAGAAGCTAAAAAGCTTTGGGAGCAAGGTTTAAAAGAACTTGGTACTGACTCTGTTGAATTAGTATACCTTGGTGGAGACACTGAAACTTCTAAGAAAACAGATGCTTACATTAAAGATCAATTAGAGAAAAACCTTCCAGGTTTAACTATTGATGTTCAATCTGTTCCATTCAGCGTACGTTTAGACCGTGACGTGAAAATGGATTATGATTTACAATTTGCTGGATGGGGTCCAGACTATCAAGATGCGATTTCTTTCTCTGATTTATGGATCACTGATGGTGGAAACAACAAAATGGCATATTCTAACGAGCAATACGACAAATTGTTAGAAGATGCACAATACACTTATGCTACTGAGCCAGCTAAGCGCTTTGAAGCACTTCAACAAGCAGAGAAAGTTGTACTTGAAGAAGATGCAGCACTTGCACCGGTTTACCAACGTTCATCTAACGTTCTTGTAGCAGATAAAGTAGAAGGCTTCACATATCACTTTATTGGTCCTGAGTACAGCTATAAGTGGGTTAAAATTAAATAATTTTATCCAGTAATACTATACTTCTTTCTTAATGGGTGAAAATACCACTGGGAAGTCGGTGTCTTATAGTTTACGAAAAGACCTAAAGTCGGTATAATTTAACGGGTTGAAGAGAGTATAGGTGATATACTCTCTTTTTCCCTGTATAAGAATTGTCGAAAAATGTTGAAAATTAAGTTTTCTTAGGAGGTGCTTATTGATGGTTAAGTATATTTCCCAGCGTGTATTTTATATGCTCGTTACCCTGATTTTAATTGCCACATTTACTTTTTTCCTCATGAAATTAATCCCTGGTACTCCCTTTACTAATGCAGGTAAGTTATCAGAAGCACAGTTAACAATCATGAAAGACAAGTATGGATTGGATGAGCCTGTGCCGGTACAGTACTTAACGTATATGGCAAATTTAGCAAAAGGTGATTTGGGTGTTTCTTTCCAATTCAATAATGCCAATGTTACTGATATTTTAATGGATCGTATTGGACCTTCTGCTTTACTAGGTTTCCAGGCAATGGTATTTGGAACGATTATTGGTATTATTCTTGGAGTAATTGGGGCACTCCGCCAAAATACATGGGTTGATTATAGCGCTACATTTATAGCCGTTATAGGTAAGTCAATTCCTTCATTTGTATTTGCCGGTTTACTTCAATATTATATTGGAGTTCAATTAGGATGGTTTCCTGTAGCTTTCTGGCGAGGACCAGAATATACAGTTCTACCTACAATTGCTTTATCCATGTTCCCGATTTCAATTGCTGCTCGTTTCATGAGAACAGAAATGATTGAGGTTTTAGGTTCTGATTATATTACGCTTGCTAAAGCAAAAGGAGCTTCCGCTTTCGAAGTTGCCTTTAAACATGGATTACGTAATGCGTTAATTCCTGTTATTACAGTATTAGGGCCACTAACAGTAAGTTTAATGACAGGATCATTAGTAATTGAACAGATCTTTGGTATTCCTGGATTAGGTGAACAATTTGTTAAATCAGTTAACGTTAATGACTACCCAGTTATTATGGGAACAACCATTTTATTTGCTGCATTGTTTATTGTCGTTATCTTAGTTGTTGACTTATTGTACGGTCTAATTGATCCACGAATTCGTTTAGCGGGAGGTAAGAAGTAATGTCACAGCATGAAAAAGAAATTTCAAAAGAATTGTTTCAACCCGCTAATATTGATGCTTCAGCTAGTGAAGAAATTTCAAAGCCCAGTCTAACTTATTGGCAGGATGCATGGTTACGTGTTAGAAAAAATACTGCCGCTATTATAAGCTTGGTTGTACTTATCTTGTTAACCATTCTTTCTTTAGTTGGACCTTTCTTAAATGATTATGACTACAGTACTCAAACTGCAACACATGCAAACTTACCACCAAGAGTACAAGGCCTAGAAGATATTAGCTGGCTTCCTTTTGATGGTACACTTACAAAAAAGAATGGCGAAGAATACAACGCATATGAATTGAAAAATGCAACAGAAGAATATTATTGGTTTGGTACAGATAGCCTTGGGCGTGATATTTTCACACGTGTTTGGAAGGGTACCCAAGTATCATTATATATAGCTATATTAGCTGCAGTGATTGATATGATTATCGGTGTTGCTTATGGTGCCATTTCGGGTTACTTTGGCGGCAAAGTTGATACTGTTATGCAACGTATAATTGAGATCTTAGTAGGTATTCCGAACCTTGTTGTTGTTATATTGATGATCATAGTGCTCGAACCCGGTATAGTATCGATTACAATTGCCTTGACCATTACAGGTTGGGTAGGTATGGCAAGGGTTGTCCGTGGTCAAGTTCTTAAGTTTAAAAATCAAGAGTTCGTTCTAGCATCACGTACATTAGGTGCCGGTCATTCAAAAATTATTTTAAAACATTTACTTCCTAACTTAGTGGG
This genomic stretch from Metabacillus sp. B2-18 harbors:
- a CDS encoding DUF3899 domain-containing protein, which codes for MPDKKSFTLVIVSLILSILLSFFIYQKLTLLSFINISFFFGAGLLFIAFLTLTVKGGFFDGITYGFRRMFVSKGKELSKQEVEEMTPVSELLTFNHSPFLISGIIVTVIMTLATILYYL
- the opp3C gene encoding oligopeptide ABC transporter permease; the encoded protein is MSQHEKEISKELFQPANIDASASEEISKPSLTYWQDAWLRVRKNTAAIISLVVLILLTILSLVGPFLNDYDYSTQTATHANLPPRVQGLEDISWLPFDGTLTKKNGEEYNAYELKNATEEYYWFGTDSLGRDIFTRVWKGTQVSLYIAILAAVIDMIIGVAYGAISGYFGGKVDTVMQRIIEILVGIPNLVVVILMIIVLEPGIVSITIALTITGWVGMARVVRGQVLKFKNQEFVLASRTLGAGHSKIILKHLLPNLVGVIIINTMFTIPSAIFFEAFLSFIGLGLQDPLASLGTLIDSGFRTLRLYPYQMLFPAIVISLIMVCFNMIADGLRDALDPKMRD
- a CDS encoding peptide ABC transporter substrate-binding protein, which codes for MKKSKLFLLLALSLVLSMFLAACNGGGDTATETEGDKENAAESVPQELKVLEISEIPSMDSVMAKDAASFTALANTMEGLYRLDQEQNAVPGMADGEPEVSEDGLVYTVKLKEAKWSNGDPVTADDFVFAWQRAIDPATASPYGPYMMEGKIKGAKEITAAAAEKKEYDLNTLGIKAIDEKTLEITLEKPVPYFESLMAFGSFYPQNRKFVEEQGDKYATSHDTLLYNGPFVMTNWGGTTATDWTMGKNAEYWDAETVSLETIQYNVLKDPQAAANAYETGEADITGKLASDIVPQYEGDPNLVKWLEPTIFWIKMNQQNEALANENIRRAIATAFNKEDLTTSILNNGSVPANYAVPAGFVNHPDTGEDFREANGDLLTYNVEEAKKLWEQGLKELGTDSVELVYLGGDTETSKKTDAYIKDQLEKNLPGLTIDVQSVPFSVRLDRDVKMDYDLQFAGWGPDYQDAISFSDLWITDGGNNKMAYSNEQYDKLLEDAQYTYATEPAKRFEALQQAEKVVLEEDAALAPVYQRSSNVLVADKVEGFTYHFIGPEYSYKWVKIK
- the opp3b gene encoding oligopeptide ABC transporter permease, with the protein product MVKYISQRVFYMLVTLILIATFTFFLMKLIPGTPFTNAGKLSEAQLTIMKDKYGLDEPVPVQYLTYMANLAKGDLGVSFQFNNANVTDILMDRIGPSALLGFQAMVFGTIIGIILGVIGALRQNTWVDYSATFIAVIGKSIPSFVFAGLLQYYIGVQLGWFPVAFWRGPEYTVLPTIALSMFPISIAARFMRTEMIEVLGSDYITLAKAKGASAFEVAFKHGLRNALIPVITVLGPLTVSLMTGSLVIEQIFGIPGLGEQFVKSVNVNDYPVIMGTTILFAALFIVVILVVDLLYGLIDPRIRLAGGKK